The Elusimicrobiota bacterium genome window below encodes:
- a CDS encoding GldG family protein yields the protein MTKVPGGRFLARGRGVLFNQAKGGAGAVLGLVVFLASVNMAGQLAYGRLDMSEGRVYSPSKASKRILKSLEDPVIVKCYFSRELPQPYATYRDYLKDLLRAYANYGGENFEYRFIDYYQDDAKFKSEALSMGVAPVRLTQIAKDKYEIKDGFMGAVLLYGDKKETIPVIRDIAGLEYDLTTRIKKITAKEPRVAGILRGKGTPGLAPELTQAVHENYETRDIDLTQPLDPGRYPKSLIVLGPRENFSDGELAKLEQMILAGVPAAFFLDAKEVNMESGAFFASNLETGLGRLLGHWGLELTKGFALDLQNQNISIQQRAGPFLINNIVSYPLMPIITGLSEESPVTKDMDQVMLPFASPVSTANVKAGRVEILARTTRLSWMKQNLVSLSPLADFNPAEEDPRGPFAMAVTLEGRFAAMFPAPPADLAKSTPLVAGPWLTESKNDIRIFLAGTSKLVDTNIPADRSNQIFFLNVVDWLSEDADLVAVRSKGAKLRPFTRALSDHARQLVKFAAMLLMPAGVVAAGVANWRRRRRWKALVRDRILAS from the coding sequence CGAAGGCCGGGTGTATTCGCCGTCGAAAGCCAGCAAAAGGATTTTGAAATCCCTCGAGGACCCGGTCATCGTCAAGTGTTATTTTTCCAGGGAACTGCCCCAGCCTTATGCCACGTACCGGGATTATTTAAAGGACCTGCTGCGGGCCTATGCAAATTATGGAGGGGAAAATTTCGAATACCGTTTTATCGATTATTATCAGGACGACGCCAAGTTCAAAAGCGAGGCGCTGTCCATGGGCGTGGCTCCGGTGCGCCTGACTCAAATCGCCAAGGATAAGTATGAAATTAAAGACGGCTTCATGGGCGCGGTCCTGCTCTACGGCGATAAAAAGGAAACGATCCCTGTCATCCGGGACATCGCCGGGCTGGAATACGATTTGACCACCCGGATCAAAAAAATTACGGCCAAGGAGCCGCGCGTGGCGGGCATCCTGCGGGGCAAGGGAACGCCGGGATTGGCTCCGGAATTGACCCAGGCCGTTCATGAGAATTATGAGACCCGGGATATTGATTTGACTCAACCGTTGGACCCTGGCCGTTACCCGAAGTCCTTGATTGTTTTGGGCCCAAGGGAGAATTTTTCAGACGGAGAGCTGGCGAAGCTCGAACAGATGATTTTAGCCGGGGTGCCCGCCGCCTTTTTTTTGGATGCCAAGGAAGTCAACATGGAATCCGGCGCTTTTTTTGCGTCCAATCTTGAAACCGGCCTGGGGCGGCTGCTGGGGCATTGGGGGCTGGAGTTGACCAAGGGCTTTGCCCTTGATTTGCAGAATCAAAATATTTCCATTCAGCAGCGGGCGGGCCCGTTCCTGATCAATAATATCGTCAGTTATCCCTTAATGCCTATCATTACTGGCCTGTCCGAAGAAAGCCCCGTTACTAAAGACATGGATCAGGTGATGCTGCCGTTCGCCAGCCCGGTTTCGACGGCCAATGTGAAAGCGGGGCGCGTGGAAATTTTGGCGAGGACCACGCGGCTTTCCTGGATGAAGCAGAATCTCGTCAGTTTGTCGCCGCTCGCCGATTTTAATCCGGCGGAGGAGGATCCGCGCGGCCCGTTTGCGATGGCGGTGACTCTGGAAGGCCGTTTTGCGGCCATGTTTCCGGCGCCGCCGGCTGATTTGGCTAAAAGCACGCCGCTCGTTGCGGGCCCATGGCTGACCGAAAGCAAAAACGATATTCGGATTTTTCTCGCGGGCACGTCCAAGCTGGTCGACACCAATATTCCAGCCGACCGTTCCAATCAAATTTTCTTTTTAAACGTCGTGGATTGGTTGAGCGAAGACGCGGATTTGGTGGCCGTGCGTTCCAAAGGCGCGAAATTGCGGCCGTTCACCCGCGCCCTTAGCGATCACGCCCGGCAATTGGTCAAATTCGCGGCTATGCTGCTGATGCCGGCCGGGGTTGTGGCTGCCGGCGTCGCGAATTGGCGCCGCCGCCGTCGCTGGAAAGCGCTTGTCCGGGACAGAATTTTGGCGTCTTAA